In a single window of the Anaerocolumna cellulosilytica genome:
- a CDS encoding family 16 glycosylhydrolase, whose amino-acid sequence MKHSKEKEKCFQTGVWRRLMVIGIVFSMLIAVLLSPSAGRTMTAQAATAITSMSHFSPADGPIIANSGVDKASFGFVMPVFNGGNATWEEVASDLTVRVKINGNWMDIDSSGIFTYNKNWGHWSDSGFYGYWFTVSQTTYIQLASKSRGVTLDYTLEFTNIHKTTITSMTATQGPQITAGVTGGAGFTYPVFNGDTSIPYSAVAEDIKVYVKPVNNSEWIDIDNNAASGWIYDYNFGQFTDGGGGYWFTVGESIHVKLQSKTSGAALIYTITYNEPVRNSYVLTSYDGTNYKAGDNGAIGVPLPKIDGNAAVKSELGNFVYEIQVNEAWVDLSDTSKSSFQYSGNGYNQRSAANQWGYWVDHIYGLWFQPIQTDMVLRIGYPLNGQKGGAIGNNYITYTFIGNPNAPRPDSSDMEDIELGTSENSHIKGMNLIWSDEFNGTSLNANAWNYDIGYYLNDDPNTWGWGNNELEHYTNSERNVYVRNGSLHITALEEPKSFPQNPNRYAPYSSGKITTKDKFTFRYGRIDFRAKLPRGNGLWPALWLLPNDNVYGTWAASGEIDVMEARGRVPGASSGAIHYGGQWPANTYLGGDYLFPEGQTIDSEYHVYSLVWEEDIIKWYVDGKCFFKATSEQWFSNAAPGNPLAPFDQEFYIIMNLAVGGWFDGGVVPSPGDIPATMQVDYVRVYKEGGSGNPGSIPVTGVTLNQTMAEVNVSESLQLNASVFPVNASNKAVNWTVANNSIAAVDQTGKVTGVSKGTTVVTVTAEDGSKTAQCQITVKEGGSSVIVIGDSVRGLKKIGNNLEFYVNGAEFADLHYRLNNGIQMNVAMNSSGNRNYKYPLNQLKQGDVIEYFFTYNPGGGALDTPVYTYIHGVTQ is encoded by the coding sequence GTAATGCCAGTATTTAATGGAGGGAATGCTACCTGGGAGGAAGTAGCCTCCGATCTAACAGTAAGGGTTAAAATAAACGGCAATTGGATGGACATTGACAGCAGTGGTATTTTTACCTATAACAAGAATTGGGGTCATTGGAGTGACAGTGGTTTTTATGGATATTGGTTTACCGTATCCCAAACTACTTATATCCAACTAGCTTCTAAGTCAAGAGGGGTTACTCTGGATTATACGCTGGAATTCACAAACATTCATAAAACAACCATAACATCCATGACAGCTACACAGGGACCGCAGATAACAGCAGGAGTTACAGGTGGTGCAGGGTTTACTTACCCGGTATTTAATGGGGATACCTCCATACCCTATTCTGCTGTAGCAGAGGACATAAAAGTATATGTAAAACCTGTTAACAATAGTGAATGGATAGATATTGATAACAATGCCGCAAGTGGTTGGATATATGATTATAACTTTGGTCAGTTTACAGACGGCGGTGGAGGATATTGGTTTACTGTGGGCGAATCGATTCATGTAAAGCTACAGTCTAAGACCTCAGGTGCCGCTTTAATTTATACAATTACCTACAATGAACCGGTTAGAAATTCTTACGTTCTAACTTCTTATGATGGTACAAACTATAAGGCAGGGGATAATGGTGCTATTGGCGTTCCTTTGCCAAAGATTGATGGAAATGCAGCGGTGAAATCAGAACTTGGGAATTTTGTGTATGAGATTCAGGTGAATGAAGCCTGGGTGGATTTAAGCGATACCAGTAAAAGCAGTTTTCAATATTCCGGAAACGGTTATAACCAACGCTCCGCTGCAAATCAATGGGGGTATTGGGTAGATCATATCTATGGTCTTTGGTTTCAGCCCATACAAACGGACATGGTACTTCGGATTGGTTATCCTCTTAACGGGCAAAAGGGAGGGGCAATAGGTAATAACTATATAACGTATACTTTTATCGGTAATCCCAATGCTCCAAGACCGGATAGTTCGGATATGGAGGACATAGAGCTTGGAACATCTGAAAACAGTCATATCAAAGGAATGAATCTGATTTGGAGCGATGAATTCAACGGTACTTCGCTTAACGCCAATGCATGGAATTATGACATTGGTTATTATCTAAATGATGACCCTAACACTTGGGGCTGGGGAAATAATGAATTAGAACATTATACAAACAGTGAGCGGAATGTTTATGTTAGAAATGGCAGCTTACATATAACGGCTCTTGAAGAACCTAAATCGTTTCCTCAGAATCCGAACCGTTATGCTCCCTACTCCTCCGGAAAAATAACGACCAAAGATAAATTCACGTTCCGGTACGGACGAATCGATTTCAGGGCAAAGCTTCCAAGAGGAAATGGTTTGTGGCCAGCATTATGGCTTCTGCCAAATGATAATGTATATGGTACCTGGGCAGCTTCTGGAGAAATTGATGTCATGGAGGCAAGAGGAAGAGTACCGGGGGCCAGCAGTGGTGCCATACATTATGGAGGTCAATGGCCAGCTAACACATATTTGGGTGGTGATTATCTATTTCCTGAGGGGCAGACCATTGATTCCGAGTATCATGTGTACAGTCTGGTATGGGAAGAAGATATTATTAAATGGTATGTAGATGGCAAGTGTTTCTTTAAGGCTACCAGTGAACAATGGTTTTCAAATGCTGCTCCGGGCAATCCACTGGCACCCTTTGACCAGGAGTTTTATATTATCATGAATTTAGCGGTTGGGGGGTGGTTCGATGGAGGAGTAGTACCTTCACCGGGCGACATTCCGGCAACGATGCAGGTAGATTATGTTCGGGTATATAAAGAAGGAGGCTCTGGTAATCCCGGTAGCATTCCTGTTACCGGAGTAACCTTAAACCAGACCATGGCGGAAGTAAATGTTTCAGAAAGTTTACAACTTAATGCATCTGTTTTTCCTGTAAATGCTTCAAATAAAGCAGTTAACTGGACAGTTGCCAACAATAGCATAGCTGCTGTTGACCAGACCGGAAAGGTGACTGGAGTATCTAAGGGAACTACAGTCGTTACAGTTACAGCAGAAGATGGGAGTAAAACTGCCCAGTGCCAGATTACAGTAAAGGAAGGTGGGTCTTCTGTAATTGTAATTGGGGATTCTGTACGAGGATTAAAAAAGATAGGAAATAATTTGGAGTTTTATGTGAATGGGGCGGAATTTGCTGATTTACATTACAGGTTAAATAATGGTATCCAGATGAATGTGGCTATGAATAGTTCGGGTAACAGAAATTATAAATATCCGTTAAATCAACTAAAACAAGGAGATGTTATAGAGTATTTCTTTACCTATAACCCGGGAGGCGGTGCATTAGACACACCGGTTTATACCTATATACATGGCGTAACCCAGTGA
- a CDS encoding CD3324 family protein, whose protein sequence is MNYKKGADVLPDRLLQEIQEYVEGCLVYIPKKGDKAGWGYISGARQLIDKRNKGILDLFEKGESIPELSDKFHLGEDTIRKIVYRKK, encoded by the coding sequence TTGAATTACAAGAAAGGTGCAGATGTATTGCCAGACCGCCTGTTACAAGAAATTCAGGAATATGTGGAAGGATGTCTGGTATATATACCTAAAAAAGGAGATAAGGCGGGCTGGGGCTATATTAGTGGAGCCAGGCAGCTAATCGATAAGAGAAATAAGGGGATTCTTGATTTATTTGAGAAAGGGGAATCGATTCCTGAATTATCGGACAAATTTCACTTGGGTGAGGATACCATTCGTAAGATTGTATATCGGAAAAAATAG
- a CDS encoding serine hydrolase domain-containing protein: MLSESGISQIKEAIKEGVDQKFIAGANLLIYKEGKEVFYHEEGYADLNTGKPIKRDTIFRLYSMSKPVTAAAVMILMERGKIDLYDPVSKYLEGFQNQKVEQDGKLVAVEREATIRDLLFMTAGLVYGGNDRAGKETEALFLEINEKLLGEKPLETVEIMNRLGKCTLSFQPGASWQYGTSADVLGAVVEVVSKKRYGEFLRDELFLPLGMKDTGFWVTPDKQDRLAVTYEEDKKAGLIPYYGNHLGINNRMDREPAFESGGAGLVSTVDDYIRFATMLIQRGTYDNFQLLRPKTVEYLTTGTLNMLQQKNFDLWQNLGYSYGNLMRIMTDTTKAGTLVSAGEYGWDGWLGPYFSNCPKDKLSYLFMIQKTNAGTTPLTRRLRNIILSSCCD, from the coding sequence ATGTTAAGTGAATCGGGAATAAGTCAAATAAAAGAGGCAATCAAAGAGGGAGTTGATCAAAAGTTCATTGCAGGAGCAAATTTATTAATTTATAAAGAGGGTAAAGAAGTCTTTTACCATGAAGAGGGGTATGCGGACCTTAATACAGGTAAACCAATAAAGAGAGACACAATTTTTCGTCTGTATTCCATGAGTAAACCGGTTACGGCAGCAGCAGTAATGATATTAATGGAACGAGGCAAAATAGATTTGTATGACCCAGTAAGTAAATATCTGGAGGGTTTTCAGAATCAGAAAGTTGAACAGGACGGCAAACTGGTGGCAGTGGAGCGGGAAGCTACTATAAGGGATTTGCTATTTATGACCGCAGGTTTAGTATATGGAGGAAATGATAGAGCAGGAAAAGAAACCGAGGCCTTATTTCTTGAGATAAATGAAAAGCTTCTGGGGGAAAAGCCGCTTGAAACGGTTGAAATAATGAATCGTCTTGGGAAATGTACACTCTCCTTTCAACCAGGTGCCAGCTGGCAGTACGGAACCTCTGCTGACGTATTGGGAGCAGTGGTGGAGGTTGTAAGCAAAAAGCGTTATGGAGAATTTTTGCGTGATGAATTATTTTTACCTTTAGGAATGAAGGATACTGGTTTTTGGGTAACACCGGACAAACAAGATCGTCTGGCTGTAACCTATGAAGAAGATAAAAAGGCAGGTTTAATACCTTATTATGGGAATCATCTGGGTATAAATAACCGCATGGATAGGGAGCCTGCTTTTGAATCCGGTGGAGCCGGATTGGTATCAACGGTAGATGACTATATTCGATTTGCAACCATGCTGATACAAAGAGGAACCTATGACAACTTCCAGCTATTACGGCCTAAAACGGTTGAATACTTAACGACAGGTACGTTAAATATGCTTCAGCAAAAGAACTTTGACCTATGGCAGAACTTAGGGTACAGTTATGGAAATCTTATGCGTATAATGACAGATACCACAAAAGCAGGAACGCTTGTGAGTGCAGGTGAGTATGGATGGGATGGCTGGCTGGGGCCTTACTTTAGTAATTGCCCGAAAGACAAATTAAGCTATTTATTCATGATACAGAAAACAAATGCCGGAACAACTCCTTTAACCAGAAGACTACGCAATATAATTCTTAGCTCTTGTTGTGATTAA
- a CDS encoding methyltransferase, with translation MYIPKESPASYYKLLHQKRVAELFLCALRFDLFSCLTEWETAHEVAAIRGLKERSVELVLNALAATGFLEKSSGKYRNTAQSNEFLAAGSPVDIKESLLYREAMMSLSTLDTRLLTGPDERTRERNLGVEAYDFKETARISIPEMYTGRVQNFMKEVKDIYQDKQPKKILDLGGGSGVLAIELVKAFTNCQGVIFESPQVTEIPEKLVRTEGISEKISVLEGDFMEDDFGGAYDLIIAAGILDFTKGNLENLLKRLYDALTKEGMLYVVTHQVDKDYLSPPETILGWLSSHLEGLDILLTEEIIETALHKQGFVRKKESLTGGTLQGIKAKFYGKN, from the coding sequence ATGTATATACCAAAAGAAAGTCCAGCCAGTTATTATAAATTGCTTCATCAGAAAAGAGTAGCAGAGTTATTTTTATGTGCCTTGCGGTTTGATTTATTTTCTTGCTTAACAGAATGGGAGACAGCGCATGAAGTTGCTGCAATCAGAGGGCTAAAGGAACGAAGTGTTGAATTAGTTCTAAATGCTCTTGCAGCAACAGGCTTTCTTGAAAAATCCTCCGGAAAGTACCGTAATACAGCACAGAGCAATGAATTTTTAGCTGCCGGCAGTCCGGTAGATATTAAAGAGAGCTTGTTGTATCGAGAAGCCATGATGTCATTAAGTACTTTGGATACCCGTCTGTTAACCGGTCCGGATGAAAGAACACGGGAGAGAAATCTTGGAGTAGAGGCTTATGATTTTAAGGAAACTGCCAGAATTAGTATACCGGAGATGTACACAGGACGAGTACAGAACTTTATGAAAGAAGTTAAGGATATATATCAAGATAAACAACCAAAGAAGATACTGGATCTTGGTGGAGGTTCAGGTGTTCTCGCCATTGAATTAGTGAAAGCATTCACTAATTGCCAAGGGGTCATCTTTGAATCCCCCCAGGTCACAGAGATTCCTGAGAAATTAGTAAGAACGGAAGGAATATCAGAAAAAATCAGTGTTTTAGAAGGTGATTTTATGGAAGATGATTTTGGTGGAGCGTATGACTTGATTATAGCAGCGGGTATTTTGGATTTTACCAAAGGTAATCTGGAGAATTTGTTAAAGCGTCTTTATGATGCTCTGACGAAAGAAGGAATGTTGTATGTAGTAACGCATCAGGTAGATAAGGATTATTTATCACCACCGGAAACTATATTGGGTTGGTTATCAAGTCATCTGGAGGGTTTGGATATACTTTTAACTGAGGAGATAATTGAGACTGCTTTGCATAAGCAAGGATTTGTAAGAAAGAAGGAAAGCTTAACCGGTGGAACCTTACAGGGAATTAAGGCTAAGTTTTATGGTAAGAACTAA
- a CDS encoding MarR family winged helix-turn-helix transcriptional regulator, whose protein sequence is MDKVQDTIIRDFIKLTEKIANGKVNILDFGSEDMTFYRGEIHMLKMIGDNPGIFGSEMARNFNITRAVVAKTVRKLEERNLIYRQDDEKDKKRYRLFLTEKGLQAYIMHQEYHRQADKPLFDYLDSLSEKELKTVKDFLYHANALIEQHF, encoded by the coding sequence ATGGATAAAGTGCAAGATACTATCATACGTGATTTTATAAAATTAACAGAGAAGATAGCAAATGGCAAAGTGAATATACTTGATTTTGGATCGGAGGATATGACTTTTTACAGAGGAGAAATCCATATGCTAAAAATGATTGGAGATAATCCGGGCATATTTGGTTCAGAAATGGCTAGAAATTTTAATATAACAAGAGCAGTGGTAGCAAAGACTGTCCGTAAGCTAGAGGAAAGAAATTTAATATACAGGCAGGATGATGAGAAGGATAAGAAACGTTATCGGCTGTTTCTTACAGAGAAAGGCTTACAAGCATATATAATGCATCAGGAGTACCACCGTCAGGCTGATAAGCCCCTATTTGACTATCTGGATAGCCTATCTGAAAAGGAACTAAAAACAGTCAAAGATTTTTTATATCACGCAAATGCCTTGATAGAACAGCACTTTTAA
- a CDS encoding saccharopine dehydrogenase family protein gives MKNKIIVVGGYGSVGQIICTELAKYFPGMVYAAGRSFQKAEAFTVKSQGAVKPMELDVTKTLDRESIEDARLIIMCLDQLDTEFVRAVFQYGIDYIDITAGSDFLIEVEKLKKEAVAGGSTALLSVGLTPGLSNLMALEASCRLDYTDSIDIAIMLGLGDKHGDAAIQWTLDNMNQEFSWINHGKTEKASSFRDKKRFYFGENLGYMRAYRFPFSDQHTIAKTLEVPVVKTRLCFDSAIITEGIALMKKIGGLSVLKNQTVRHIVEKAMENLPFGTDKYALKVEAAGKLNGKSVKSELLIEGQKEAEITGIVAAASARYLYEGDYPKGIYHIEQLFDFRILPVQIKKKMKKRLLLH, from the coding sequence ATGAAAAATAAGATTATAGTAGTAGGCGGTTATGGCTCTGTTGGTCAGATTATATGTACGGAGCTTGCAAAATATTTTCCGGGTATGGTTTATGCGGCGGGCAGAAGTTTTCAGAAAGCAGAAGCATTTACAGTGAAATCCCAAGGTGCGGTAAAGCCCATGGAATTAGACGTTACAAAGACATTAGATAGAGAATCTATTGAAGATGCAAGATTAATCATTATGTGCTTAGATCAGCTGGATACGGAATTTGTTAGAGCTGTATTTCAGTACGGCATTGACTATATAGATATCACTGCAGGCAGCGATTTCTTAATTGAAGTAGAGAAACTTAAGAAAGAGGCTGTTGCCGGTGGTTCAACAGCACTCTTAAGTGTAGGACTTACCCCAGGGTTAAGTAATCTTATGGCATTAGAAGCAAGCTGCCGCCTGGATTATACAGACAGTATTGATATTGCCATAATGTTAGGCTTAGGTGACAAACATGGTGATGCTGCTATACAATGGACACTGGATAATATGAATCAAGAGTTTTCATGGATAAACCATGGTAAGACTGAAAAAGCTTCTAGTTTCAGAGATAAAAAAAGGTTTTATTTTGGAGAAAATCTCGGGTATATGAGGGCATACCGCTTTCCTTTTTCTGACCAGCATACCATTGCAAAAACTCTTGAAGTTCCCGTAGTAAAAACAAGGCTATGTTTTGATTCTGCCATAATAACGGAAGGTATCGCCTTAATGAAAAAAATAGGTGGGCTTAGTGTGTTAAAGAATCAGACTGTCCGGCATATAGTTGAAAAAGCAATGGAGAACTTACCCTTTGGGACTGATAAATATGCTCTAAAAGTGGAGGCAGCCGGTAAATTGAACGGTAAAAGTGTAAAGTCTGAACTTCTGATAGAAGGGCAAAAAGAGGCTGAAATTACTGGTATAGTGGCAGCTGCCTCTGCCAGATATTTGTATGAAGGAGATTATCCTAAAGGAATATATCATATAGAACAGCTCTTTGATTTTAGGATACTTCCAGTTCAAATTAAGAAGAAGATGAAAAAGAGGCTCCTTTTACATTAG
- a CDS encoding (2Fe-2S) ferredoxin domain-containing protein, which yields MVELSVCIGSSCHLKGSYNIIQLFQQLIEENRLHDRVDFKANFCMRECQGTGVAVSVNGTAYHIQQETAREFFKDTIMPLTV from the coding sequence ATGGTTGAACTGAGTGTCTGCATTGGAAGTTCCTGTCATTTAAAGGGTTCCTATAATATTATACAGTTATTTCAACAACTGATAGAAGAAAATAGACTCCATGATAGAGTTGATTTTAAAGCTAATTTTTGTATGAGGGAGTGTCAGGGAACAGGTGTTGCCGTATCTGTTAACGGAACAGCCTACCATATACAACAGGAAACAGCCAGAGAATTTTTTAAAGATACAATTATGCCTTTAACAGTGTAA
- a CDS encoding [FeFe] hydrogenase, group A, which yields MNNNEIVIIDGIPVEINGEKNLLQLIRKAGIKLPTFCYHSELSIYGACRMCMVENEWGGLDAACSTPPKGGMKIRTNTQRLRKYRKMILELLLANHCRDCTTCSNNGTCKLQDLAMKFNIEGVRFPNTKAEPNIDDSSLCITRDQNKCILCGDCVRMCNEVQNVGAIDFAHRGSKMTISTAFDRPLSSSPCVGCGQCAAVCPTGALVVKNDKSKVWEALDDKSAKVSVQIAPAVRVAIGKEFGLTGGDNAIGRIVAALRRMGFDEIYDTSTGADLTVLEESGEFIKRLEAGDTDMPLFTSCCPAWVNYCEKNYPELLPNVSTCRSPMQMFASVIKEHGRTSSRRPVHVAVMPCTAKKFEAARDEFKIEDIPNVDYVITTQELIQMIKESGIVFTDLEPEAVDMPFGTMTGAGLIFGVTGGVTEAVLRRLSSDKSNTSLMSIAYQGARGMEGVKETTVMYGDRELKVAIVSGLKNTSDLIERIKAGEHYDFVEVMACPGGCVSGAGQPFASSEEKATRGKGLYSADRLTNIKRSEENPLMMSLYNGILKGRVHELLHVHYAAGEEEE from the coding sequence ATGAATAATAATGAAATTGTAATTATAGATGGTATTCCTGTAGAAATAAACGGTGAAAAGAATCTACTTCAATTAATACGAAAGGCCGGAATTAAGTTACCTACCTTTTGCTATCATTCCGAGCTCTCTATATATGGTGCCTGTCGTATGTGTATGGTAGAAAATGAATGGGGAGGGCTGGATGCAGCCTGTTCCACACCTCCGAAAGGCGGTATGAAGATTCGTACGAATACACAAAGACTCCGCAAATACCGGAAAATGATTCTTGAACTGCTGTTAGCGAACCATTGCAGGGATTGTACCACTTGCAGTAATAATGGTACTTGCAAGCTTCAAGATCTTGCAATGAAATTTAATATTGAAGGAGTTCGCTTTCCAAATACTAAAGCAGAACCTAATATTGATGATTCATCTCTTTGCATTACCAGGGATCAGAACAAATGTATACTCTGTGGTGACTGTGTCCGCATGTGTAATGAGGTGCAAAATGTAGGTGCCATAGACTTTGCCCACCGTGGTTCAAAAATGACCATCAGTACTGCTTTTGACAGACCGCTCTCCTCCTCTCCATGTGTTGGCTGCGGACAATGTGCCGCCGTATGCCCTACTGGTGCACTTGTAGTTAAAAATGATAAAAGCAAGGTTTGGGAGGCTCTTGATGATAAATCTGCCAAAGTATCCGTTCAGATTGCTCCTGCTGTTAGAGTCGCTATTGGAAAAGAATTTGGGTTAACCGGCGGTGATAATGCTATCGGTAGGATTGTTGCTGCATTAAGACGTATGGGTTTTGACGAGATATACGATACCTCCACCGGTGCTGATTTAACCGTTTTGGAGGAGTCAGGTGAATTCATAAAGAGATTAGAGGCGGGTGACACGGATATGCCATTATTTACTTCCTGCTGCCCTGCCTGGGTGAATTACTGTGAGAAAAATTATCCTGAACTTTTACCTAATGTCTCAACCTGCCGTTCTCCCATGCAGATGTTTGCTTCTGTTATCAAGGAACATGGCCGAACCTCCAGCAGACGTCCCGTACACGTGGCTGTTATGCCCTGTACCGCAAAAAAATTTGAAGCAGCCAGAGATGAATTTAAGATAGAGGATATTCCAAATGTGGATTATGTAATCACTACACAGGAATTAATTCAAATGATTAAGGAATCCGGTATTGTCTTTACCGATTTAGAACCGGAAGCTGTTGATATGCCTTTTGGTACTATGACCGGTGCCGGTCTTATCTTTGGCGTAACCGGAGGTGTCACAGAAGCTGTTTTAAGACGTCTATCCTCCGATAAGTCAAATACCTCTCTTATGTCAATTGCTTATCAGGGAGCCAGAGGTATGGAAGGTGTAAAAGAAACTACGGTTATGTATGGCGACCGTGAATTAAAGGTTGCCATTGTGAGCGGACTAAAAAATACTTCTGATTTAATAGAGCGAATCAAAGCCGGTGAGCATTATGATTTTGTAGAAGTCATGGCTTGTCCCGGCGGATGTGTAAGTGGTGCCGGTCAGCCTTTTGCTTCTTCCGAAGAAAAAGCCACGAGAGGAAAAGGTCTCTACTCTGCGGACAGATTAACCAACATCAAACGCTCAGAAGAAAATCCTCTGATGATGTCCCTCTATAACGGCATATTAAAAGGGCGTGTGCACGAACTGCTCCACGTACATTATGCTGCTGGGGAAGAGGAGGAATAA
- a CDS encoding NADH-quinone oxidoreductase subunit NuoF — protein MLTCREDLAKLRSIYEASLAAETKKILVCAGTGCISSGSLEIFDRLTELIKEHGEACSVELQEEPHDAVGMKKSGCHGFCEMGPLVRIEPQGYLYTKVSLADCEEIVVETILKDKHIERLAYQKGGIVRKKQNEIPFYEKQTRLVLDHCGHIDATSINEYLGFGGYEAFEKALFSMTSDEIIQEISDSNLRGRGGGGFPTGRKWSQVKRQNTEQKYIVCNGDEGDPGAFMDRSIMEGDPHRMLEGMMIAGLACGANEGYIYVRAEYPMAVNRLRTAISQAEELGLLGDNILGTDFSFRLHINRGAGAFVCGEGSALTASIEGNRGMPRVKPPRTVEHGLFDKPTVLNNVETFANVPLIICNGSDWYKGIGPEKSPGTKAFALTGNIENTGLIEVPMGTTLKEVIFDVGGGMKDNGEFKAVQIGGPSGGCLTKEHLDLPLDFDSLKKAGAMIGSGGLVVMDSNTCMVEVARFFMNFTQNESCGKCVPCREGTKRMLAILERIVEGKGEDGDIELLLELADTISATALCGLGKTAAFPVVSTIQSFRDEYEAHIYEKRCPAGSCQKLKKIEIDSSLCKGCSKCSRACPVGAISGKVKEPFIIDQLKCIKCQACITTCPFHAIKED, from the coding sequence ATGCTGACTTGCAGGGAAGATTTAGCAAAGCTTAGAAGCATATATGAAGCTTCGCTTGCGGCGGAAACGAAAAAAATACTTGTTTGTGCAGGTACGGGATGTATCTCCAGTGGCTCCCTTGAAATATTTGATAGACTGACTGAACTTATAAAGGAGCACGGCGAGGCCTGTTCCGTAGAACTACAGGAGGAGCCTCATGATGCAGTGGGAATGAAAAAAAGCGGCTGTCATGGATTTTGTGAAATGGGGCCACTTGTACGAATTGAGCCACAGGGTTATCTCTATACAAAAGTTTCTCTTGCTGATTGTGAAGAAATTGTAGTAGAAACTATTCTTAAAGATAAACATATCGAACGGCTGGCTTATCAAAAAGGTGGTATTGTTCGTAAAAAGCAGAATGAAATACCTTTCTATGAAAAACAAACTCGTCTGGTACTTGACCACTGCGGACATATTGATGCTACTTCTATTAATGAATATCTTGGTTTTGGTGGTTATGAGGCATTTGAAAAAGCTCTTTTTTCCATGACTTCCGATGAAATAATACAGGAAATCTCAGACTCCAACCTAAGAGGAAGAGGCGGCGGTGGCTTTCCTACCGGCAGAAAATGGTCACAGGTAAAACGACAGAATACAGAACAAAAATATATTGTCTGTAATGGAGATGAAGGTGACCCAGGTGCTTTCATGGACAGAAGTATTATGGAAGGTGACCCTCACAGAATGTTAGAAGGTATGATGATAGCCGGTCTTGCCTGTGGTGCAAATGAGGGGTATATTTATGTTCGTGCTGAATATCCAATGGCAGTAAACCGATTAAGAACTGCCATTTCCCAAGCAGAGGAATTAGGCTTATTAGGCGATAATATTCTGGGAACAGACTTCTCCTTCCGTCTTCACATCAACCGGGGTGCCGGTGCCTTTGTATGCGGCGAAGGAAGTGCTTTAACCGCATCTATTGAAGGTAACAGAGGTATGCCAAGAGTAAAGCCGCCAAGAACGGTGGAACATGGTCTTTTTGATAAACCGACTGTACTAAATAACGTAGAAACCTTTGCCAATGTTCCCCTAATTATATGCAATGGTTCCGATTGGTATAAAGGTATCGGTCCTGAGAAAAGTCCCGGTACCAAAGCCTTCGCCCTGACAGGTAATATAGAAAATACCGGATTAATTGAAGTTCCTATGGGCACTACCCTAAAAGAAGTTATTTTTGATGTGGGCGGTGGTATGAAGGACAACGGAGAATTTAAAGCCGTACAAATCGGAGGTCCTTCCGGCGGTTGTCTTACAAAAGAACATCTTGACCTGCCCCTTGACTTTGATTCTCTAAAGAAAGCAGGTGCTATGATAGGTTCGGGCGGTCTGGTAGTTATGGATTCCAACACCTGTATGGTGGAGGTAGCACGCTTCTTTATGAACTTCACCCAGAATGAATCCTGCGGTAAATGCGTTCCCTGCCGTGAAGGTACCAAACGTATGTTGGCAATCTTAGAACGGATTGTTGAAGGAAAAGGTGAGGACGGAGATATTGAACTGCTCTTAGAGCTAGCTGATACCATCTCTGCCACTGCGCTCTGCGGCCTTGGAAAAACAGCAGCCTTCCCGGTAGTTAGCACCATTCAGAGTTTCCGTGATGAATACGAAGCACATATTTATGAAAAACGTTGTCCGGCAGGAAGCTGTCAGAAGCTAAAGAAAATAGAAATTGATTCTTCCTTGTGCAAAGGCTGCTCGAAATGTTCCAGAGCCTGTCCAGTTGGTGCTATCTCCGGTAAGGTAAAAGAACCATTTATAATTGACCAGTTAAAATGTATTAAGTGCCAGGCTTGTATTACTACCTGTCCTTTCCATGCAATCAAGGAGGATTAG
- a CDS encoding complex I 24 kDa subunit family protein, translating to MNETFDFQVVDTIITELGCKQSAIIAILQSIQEHYRYLPKEIFPYLAKKLSVSEAKIYSVATFYENFSLEPKGKYVIKVCDGTACHVRKSIPILEKLRKELGLSETKHTTDNLTFTVETVSCLGACGLAPVLTVNDKVYPAMTPDKAAELLNELKEEE from the coding sequence ATGAATGAAACATTTGACTTCCAGGTTGTAGATACTATTATAACTGAGCTTGGATGTAAACAAAGTGCAATTATTGCCATTCTCCAAAGTATACAAGAACACTATCGGTACCTGCCGAAAGAAATTTTTCCTTATCTTGCGAAAAAGCTTTCCGTTAGTGAGGCGAAAATCTATAGTGTAGCAACTTTCTATGAGAATTTTTCCTTAGAACCCAAAGGTAAGTACGTAATCAAAGTATGTGACGGAACAGCTTGTCATGTAAGAAAATCTATCCCCATTTTAGAAAAACTCCGCAAAGAACTGGGTCTGTCTGAAACGAAGCATACAACAGACAATCTTACCTTTACTGTTGAAACTGTATCCTGTCTGGGTGCCTGTGGTTTGGCTCCGGTTCTTACCGTAAATGACAAGGTTTATCCTGCCATGACACCGGATAAGGCCGCCGAACTTTTAAATGAATTAAAGGAGGAAGAGTAA